From the genome of Buteo buteo chromosome 4, bButBut1.hap1.1, whole genome shotgun sequence:
tgagaggggagcaggggacgGCTGGGTCCCCACCCCACCCTTGCACACACGTGTCCCACACGAGCACACAGGACACACCCGTGTCCCAGCATAGCAGATGCACGGGGCATGGAGGGTGTGGCGGCCCATGTGGCAACACACACATGCCCCCATTGCACGTACATGTGTGTGCCCCCAACATGTGATGCACACGCATGTGCATGCAGCTCTCACGGCACTCCTGTCCCCACCCAAGCGTGTCACACGCTTAGAGAGCCATCGAATGGGGGGGACACGAAGAGACGATGGGGTCATGGGGGGGGCGGGAATAGCGGGGGGCTAGAggagggggggacaggggagtaGGGGGACATCGGAGGTGAGGGGACATGGAGAGCAGGGGGTGTTGGATGCCGGGGAGCTGGGGCCACGGGATGGGGCTTTCAGGAGATGGAGGACGCTGGGGGTGCCGGCCGCGCCCCCCCGACGACACCCCCAACCCCCGCGGCCCCTCCCCCCCACTCCTACCGTCACCATCGTCGCGGTGCCGTGGCCGCGGGGGCTGCTCGGGGGGGCCCCCGCACGGCCCAGCGGGctcggggggctgcggggggccCCGAGGCGGGGGGACTCCGGGGGTCTCGGTCGCGGCGTCGGGCGCTGCGAGCGGCGGCCCCGTCGGTCCTTTAAACGTCCTtgggcggccgcggggcggggccccCCCAAACCGCCGCGGtgggcgcggcccggccccccccgctcCGCGATGGCTCCGTCCGCCCCCCCGCCCGCAGGTGGGTCGGTCCGGCCCCCCTGACACCCCAAAATGGACCGGCCCCCCACGGCCCGCTCCGGCCCCCCCGGCGAAGCCCATTGGCTGCCGAGCGGGCGGGGCCCCCCCGAGCGGGCGGGGCCCCCCCCAACGCCCCCCGAGACCCCCTACAGTCACCGCCTATAGGCCCCCCCCGACCCCGCCCACGTGacccggggaggaggaggaggaggggggagaatgaaggaggaagtggggggggggggaaggaaggagaggggggtggaagaggaggaggaaggacagggGGAGGCGCAACGAAGACACCGCAGCGACACCGCCGGACCCGGGGGGAACCCGGGCGTCCGGGCAgggcggagccgccgccggtTCAGCACCGGGGACAGCTCCGGGGCGGGGCCGTGGGTCGCGACCCCTCCCAGTTCGCCCCAGAGACCAACTGGGGAGGTACCGTTCTGCGAAGGCCGCGAcccccagagctggggggggccaGGTGTGTGCCCCCCCCATACGGGGCCCTAGATGCCCCTGCTCCTCCCCGAGCCACCAttgcccccccagctccccccgtccccccctgTCTCACCCTGGGGCTcccaggcagagagcaggaggcAACAAGTGAAAGCCAGCACTTTAAtggaactgggggggggggggttgggggccctgggggggaatcgccgccccccccccccaaaagacaaAATCAGGCTCCCCACTACTCCCCCGCCCCCCTAAGACCCAGTTgccccgggggagggggggatgacAACCGAGagtcaggaaataaataaagagTGACTGGGGGGCCCAGGGCAATGGGGGAGATCCTGGGGGTGTCAGGGTGCCCCAGCGCTGAGGGAGGTGGCTCCAGGGCAGCTCGGGCAGCCCAGGGGGATGAGGGACTCCACCAAGCACATGGAGCTTAGGGTGCCCCATGGAGGGGGCAGGACCCCCAGAGGGTACTTCCTCATCTCCACATGCCCTCAGGGAAGTCAGGACAACCCCGCaggcggggaggggaagggccTCTAGGTGCCACGGGGCTCAGGGTGGCTCTTGAGCGCGTGGAACTTGAGGCCCTCGGGGCGCTCGAAGCACCTCCCGCAGCGCTCGCAGGGGAAGGGGCGCAGCCCTGGCCCCCCGTGACGCCTCATGTGCCACGTCAGGGAGGCACGTTGGCGGCAGCGGTACCCGCAGACCTCGCACCTGGGGGGGGcaagggaggggtgaggggtaCCCGCAGACCTCGCACCTTGGGGGGGTGGGcaagggaggggtgaggggtaCCCGCAGACCTCGCACCTTGGGGGGTGGGcaagggaggggtgaggggtaCCCGCAGACCTCACACCTTGGGGCAGGGGTTGGACACGAcagaatggggggggggggcagagggagggggggggttccctgccctccccatgTCTCTCACTCAATGCAGCAGCGACCCTACCTTATCACTAACCACAAGTGCGGGTTTCCCCCATGCACCCCCTCAACGCTGCCCACAGGGGATCTCGCCAGTGCCCCCCCCGGCTCGACACTCACTGCAGGGGGGTCTCCCCGGTGTGCGTCCGCCTGTGCACCTCCAGGTGGTTCTTGCGCTTGAAGGATTTCCCACAGGTCTCGCAAGTGAACTCCCGCACGCCTGGGTAGGGGGATGTGGGGGCACGTTGGGGGGACACAGGAGGGACACAGGGGGAAACACTGGGAGGACACTGGAGGCTCACCAGAGTGGATGACCATGTGCCGGCGCAGGTGGTTGGCCAGATAAAACCTCTTCCcgcagccaggctgggggcacTGCTGGGTCCGGCCCTTGCGGTGCACCAAGTTGATGTGATTCTGGAGGTTGGAGAGGTGAGGGGGGGCCCCAGGGCCCCAGGAGGGCACAGGGGGGCCCCAGGGGAGCCATACCTGGAAGCTGCTGAGCGCAACGTAGACCTGCCCGCAGCCCGCATAAGGGCAGGCGATCGGCTCTGGGAGCTCCTCGGGGTCAGGGTGGGGAGCGCGGCCCCGCCTgctccgccgccgcctgcgCAGGGAGAAGCGATGCCACAGCCAGGGGTGAGCCCCCCCCCGAGGCCACAGCACAGAGGGCCCCAGGCATTCGGGGCCCTTGTCCAACACACCTTGGCATGCTTGAAAACTTGTAAATCCCAAATAGCTGCTCGGCCCTGGGAGTACCCCCAAAAAAGGCCCCCATAGCACCTGCACACTGTCCCAAGCCACTGCCCCCCAGAAaagccccccacccctcaaaagGCCCCCAGAGCCTCACCCCTTGTCCCCAAGAACCCCTCCATAACCCTAAGGTCTCCCGCaaccctaaaaaaaacccaacctctaCAGCACACCCCATCGCTAAACCTTTTGTAACTCCCACAGACCCTTCCCAGCCCTGACTCCCTCTTCATGTCCCCAAACACTTAGGGAACCTCACAGTGATCCCCAAAGACaccacccgcccccccccaataCCTCGCACTTCCCCCGAacccccagggacaccccaaaCTTCATCACCCCTCCCAAGCCCTCAGCCTCCCCAGCCTGACCACCCTTGGGCCCCTGGCTACCCAAgtgacccccaaaccccatgcCCTTGACCTCTCAGGCTCTTTGGGGATCTCATAGATGATGGCCGATACGTCACCACCGTCAGGGTCCTCAGCCAGGGGAGGTGTTGGGGGCTCCCGAGGGGGCTCcggagggggctgtggggggggcTCGGCGGCAGGGAGGGGCACCTCCTCCTGCTTCAGCCCCAGCACCTCGTCCTCCTCTGCCGTCAGCGTGGCAAGTGAGGCACTGCTGCCCCCCTGGCCCCCCAGCACCTGATCCCGCCCAGCACCCTGATCTCCTTGATTCCTGACTCCAATCCCCCCTGGCCCCCCCAGCACTCCAACTGCCCCGACCCCTAACCTTTatccccctgacccccccagcaccccaatcCCCCCAACACCTCAGGTCCCAGCACCCCAATCCCTCTCATCCCCATGACCCTTGCTCCTCCATACCTGTCTTAGGGAGATGGGAGTccagggggggtggggggaaggccCCCCCGCTCTCCAGCAGAGTACAGGGCACCTCGTCCCCCCCTACAtccagctgcagcccccccagcgcTTCATAGCCGGGGCTGGCCAGGATGAGGAGGGGGGGCCcctgcagcagggtggggggccCCCCGTCGGCCAGTGCCCCCCGCCCTGCGCCCAGCCGCAGAGGCAGCGGCAGTGGCACACAGACCACAGCTTCCAGTGCGGCACCCCGCCCCTCTGCAATGCCCTCAGGGGGGCCCGGACCTGCAGGGGGGGCCACTGCTACCCCCCCTGGTGCTGACGGGGCACCCCCTGGCGTTGCCTCTGAGCCTGAGCTGCAGCCCcctgaggagcaggaggagctgccaggagctgctgctgta
Proteins encoded in this window:
- the ZNF653 gene encoding zinc finger protein 653 isoform X4; the protein is MSAVERGPGAGDSGGPGTGGGPGRGPAAEPGGGRKARGRPRLTESDRARRRLESRKKYDVRRVYLGEAHGPWVDLRRRSGWSDAKLAAYLLGLERGQRAGRRGKPWEQIPKKLKRKKTAAPGSSSCSSGGCSSGSEATPGGAPSAPGGVAVAPPAGPGPPEGIAEGRGAALEAVVCVPLPLPLRLGAGRGALADGGPPTLLQGPPLLILASPGYEALGGLQLDVGGDEVPCTLLESGGAFPPPPLDSHLPKTEEDEVLGLKQEEVPLPAAEPPPQPPPEPPREPPTPPLAEDPDGGDVSAIIYEIPKEPERRRRSRRGRAPHPDPEELPEPIACPYAGCGQVYVALSSFQNHINLVHRKGRTQQCPQPGCGKRFYLANHLRRHMVIHSGVREFTCETCGKSFKRKNHLEVHRRTHTGETPLQCEVCGYRCRQRASLTWHMRRHGGPGLRPFPCERCGRCFERPEGLKFHALKSHPEPRGT
- the ZNF653 gene encoding zinc finger protein 653 isoform X3; translated protein: MSAVERGPGAGDSGGPGTGGGPGRGPAAEPGGGRKARGRPRLTESDRARRRLESRKKYDVRRVYLGEAHGPWVDLRRRSGWSDAKLAAYLLGLERGQRAGRRGKPWEQIPKKLKRKKRRRRNVNCLRHAVIWYEDHRQRCPYEPRLAELDPSVGLYTTAVWQCERGHRYFQDLHSPLRPLSDSDGDSDDAAAPGSSSCSSGGCSSGSEATPGGAPSAPGGVAVAPPAGPGPPEGIAEGRGAALEAVVCVPLPLPLRLGAGRGALADGGPPTLLQGPPLLILASPGYEALGGLQLDVGGDEVPCTLLESGGAFPPPPLDSHLPKTEEDEVLGLKQEEVPLPAAEPPPQPPPEPPREPPTPPLAEDPDGGDVSAIIYEIPKEPERRRRSRRGRAPHPDPEELPEPIACPYAGCGQVYVALSSFQGRTQQCPQPGCGKRFYLANHLRRHMVIHSGVREFTCETCGKSFKRKNHLEVHRRTHTGETPLQCEVCGYRCRQRASLTWHMRRHGGPGLRPFPCERCGRCFERPEGLKFHALKSHPEPRGT
- the ZNF653 gene encoding zinc finger protein 653 isoform X1; this encodes MSAVERGPGAGDSGGPGTGGGPGRGPAAEPGGGRKARGRPRLTESDRARRRLESRKKYDVRRVYLGEAHGPWVDLRRRSGWSDAKLAAYLLGLERGQRAGRRGKPWEQIPKKLKRKKRRRRNVNCLRHAVIWYEDHRQRCPYEPRLAELDPSVGLYTTAVWQCERGHRYFQDLHSPLRPLSDSDGDSDDAAAPGSSSCSSGGCSSGSEATPGGAPSAPGGVAVAPPAGPGPPEGIAEGRGAALEAVVCVPLPLPLRLGAGRGALADGGPPTLLQGPPLLILASPGYEALGGLQLDVGGDEVPCTLLESGGAFPPPPLDSHLPKTEEDEVLGLKQEEVPLPAAEPPPQPPPEPPREPPTPPLAEDPDGGDVSAIIYEIPKEPERRRRSRRGRAPHPDPEELPEPIACPYAGCGQVYVALSSFQNHINLVHRKGRTQQCPQPGCGKRFYLANHLRRHMVIHSGVREFTCETCGKSFKRKNHLEVHRRTHTGETPLQCEVCGYRCRQRASLTWHMRRHGGPGLRPFPCERCGRCFERPEGLKFHALKSHPEPRGT
- the ZNF653 gene encoding zinc finger protein 653 isoform X2; its protein translation is MSAVERGPGAGDSGGPGTGGGPGRGPAAEPGGGRKARGRPRLTESDRARRRLESRKKYDVRRVYLGEAHGPWVDLRRRSGWSDAKLAAYLLGLERGQRAGRRGKPWEQIPKKLKRKKRRRRNVNCLRHAVIWYEDHRQRCPYEPRLAELDPSVGLYTTAVWQCERGHRYFQDLHSPLRPLSDSDGDSDDAAPGSSSCSSGGCSSGSEATPGGAPSAPGGVAVAPPAGPGPPEGIAEGRGAALEAVVCVPLPLPLRLGAGRGALADGGPPTLLQGPPLLILASPGYEALGGLQLDVGGDEVPCTLLESGGAFPPPPLDSHLPKTEEDEVLGLKQEEVPLPAAEPPPQPPPEPPREPPTPPLAEDPDGGDVSAIIYEIPKEPERRRRSRRGRAPHPDPEELPEPIACPYAGCGQVYVALSSFQNHINLVHRKGRTQQCPQPGCGKRFYLANHLRRHMVIHSGVREFTCETCGKSFKRKNHLEVHRRTHTGETPLQCEVCGYRCRQRASLTWHMRRHGGPGLRPFPCERCGRCFERPEGLKFHALKSHPEPRGT
- the ZNF653 gene encoding zinc finger protein 653 isoform X5 is translated as MSAVERGPGAGDSGGPGTGGGPGRGPAAEPGGGRKARGRPRLTESDRARRRLESRKKYDVRRVYLGEAHGPWVDLRRRSGWSDAKLAAYLLGLERGQRAGRRGKPWEQIPKKLKRKKRRRRNVNCLRHAVIWYEDHRQRCPYEPRLAELDPSVGLYTTAVWQCERGHRYFQDLHSPLRPLSDSDGDSDDAAAPGSSSCSSGGCSSGSEATPGGAPSAPGGVAVAPPAGPGPPEGIAEGRGAALEAVVCVPLPLPLRLGAGRGALADGGPPTLLQGPPLLILASPGYEALGGLQLDVGGDEVPCTLLESGGAFPPPPLDSHLPKTEEDEVLGLKQEEVPLPAAEPPPQPPPEPPREPPTPPLAEDPDGGDVSAIIYEIPKEPERRRRSRRGRAPHPDPEELPEPIACPYAGCGQVYVALSSFQNHINLVHRKGRTQQCPQPGCGKRFYLANHLRRHMVIHSGARSAGTAAANVPP